A window of Colias croceus chromosome 13, ilColCroc2.1 genomic DNA:
AAAAACCTACCTACATGAAATGTAAATACggattgtttttattcaaactcaaactatttgattttatattaaccCTAAATCTAAGTTAGAATAACAGACATTAAAAGgataatttagtatttttgtaacagattgatcaatatcaaatatttagaTTTGATCAATGATTATCCAAAAATCAGTACGATAATATTGGACAACTATTGTGGTTTTCACAAACACCATTATCTTTTAAtgatattgaattatttatttatatctataggTGATGTCCTAGATATGATCTCaacgtaaataattttataaagcggAAAATAACAAGGAAAATTAACGTGAATAATGTTTGattaattatgatattaaatttCACATCACGTTCGAtaggtaaaattaattttcatcatcagcccacaattgttcccactgctgggaaaAGGGCCTCCCTTGCAATTTAGGCATCAGGTCGTAAttcaccacgctggccaagtgcgggttggcggatgtcacatgtcgtcgaacttttgattcttTGACATGCCGGTTGCCTTAcaatgttttccttcaccgttcgagcagtgatGACGTTATCAactgaaaattgaaaaatcaatttaatttatttcctgcacgCTTGGTCTTGTCCATATAAATAGAGTTTTTGATGaacatttgatttaaatttcgATATCATTCATTATACGAAAATTTAAGggacataaaaaatatactttaaactttaatatcAAAAACATATTACGTTATCAACAACAAAACTTCCGAGTGAACCCTGTATTTGTTTAACAAGTGCGTTTAATTGCGCAGATAAACCCGTAAGATAAAGCTCGGTTACTGTAAAGCCTTCAATAGTAATCCGTGTTTGCTGTGCCGCTATGCATCCTGTCGTCTTGGCGCTTCAATTTGTATGTTTCCATTGTGGCACGTCACGATATTGTACGATTAATTAGTTACGACTGTTACTGTGTGGAACAACGAGTTATACTTTCGATAGTTTAGGTTAGGAATTTAGAAGTCCTCTAGttctttttctatttttcgtatacaatatattttctttagttGGTACATATCttgataaaaacaaataaaataattgagtCGTGAATTCGAATAAttgtaactaaaaaaaataatatttgctgTGAAAGatctataataattgaattgatTCATTACTtcactgaaataattaaattattatagatcTTTCACCTACTTGTAGATAGAAAAACGTATCAATACTGCATTATGCAACTTTGTCCCATCGTAATCTATTCGTAATCTATCAATGAGagagaataatattataaagaactatttaaaaatataatattttaaatacagttGTATTATAATGGAAACGTATTAGCTACCAAAGGAGCGCTCAGCAGATTCTCGACGAATACCTACCGCAGTTGTGGATTAGACGCCAGTATTTAATCCCTAGGTTTCTAGTCTAAACGCGATTATGATGTTACCCGAGCTATAAATCTTACGGGTTATAGCGTAGTAATTGATACCGACTTAACCTCCTGGGGCCTGcggtcatatatatattacataaacaataaaaaaatatttcaacgccATCTTTTGCGTATATGCGAGAATAATACCTCAAATCGATGTAGTGGTATGTCATCCGCTATACTAAAcggtttttggttttataagtGACACTGATTTGAAGTATTCTCATTTGGAAGTTGACGGTGGCTGTGCGACGGCAAACACGTGGTCAGTAATCTTACATTTCTAGTGGAACCATTAGTATATTTCAGTATATCTTTGTATATCTaatgataatagatattatttctgcaaccgcaatagttattttgtaagataaatctaaaacttgtgaaaaatataaatgttttcttttatgtcaTACTGGTAAGACATTTGGTCTCAATTCTTGCCAAAATGGCATTGGTTACTACGGCCCcatgtattacctatatgacattctttagtttatgttacagattttattataattttcaaggaTTATAAGATACTGAGATCTACCAACACCTGGATGAGTCAAATATTGACCTATATGATAgacctatggagtttcttgccggttcttctccatagatactgctttccgaatcggtggtaaatgttaatactGTTATGAAGATTTAAAAGTGCTTTTAGatgaagtctaattgaataaataaatgtttgagatgaAGATAATCCCCCAAATGATACCGATGAAGCCGCCCAAATACCAGAAAATGATTCTTCTTCCATTCGTCCACTGAGTATGAGTCATGTCAGACAGAATCGTTACTATGTATGTCGTCTTCAGTTGTTGGCAGACCATCTTGGGGACGCACATCACGTGGAGCAAGCATTAGAGGAGGCTGACCGAGAGGATGGATAAGAAATAAGACCTAGGGGTGGACgtgacaatataaatacaccGCCGCGCCGGTGCAAAATACTTGAACTGGTCGTTTCTTAcccttaaaaatacctatcttTGAACCAAGGTACAAAAAATAGACACAGAACAAtggatagaataataaatatttagattcaagtttaaaaatatataataactaaaaacacatgtagtttttcttcattttcataaactcATTACACTTGGAACTGGGACCCcttgtaatatatatatgacataaagaaaatccaagttttccacgaaagattttttttaccatttttttgaatatctataattgcattagaacagatacagctaatttttattaaaaaagaaagaaaaaaaaatcctgggtCTCAGGAGGTTAAGAGGGATCACTATTTTTTCTTGCTAACATCTTGAACGATGTTAgcaagaaaacaaaatatttttttttatatacctttacttttttaataatataaagttgagtttgtttgtttgtttgtttgtctgaacgcgctaatctcaagaattactggtccgatttgcaaaattatttctgtgtaaGATTATCGAAGAAGGCCAACAGGACCAACACgaattaataaagtaaataaaattatttgtaaaatcgAATATGGAAATTACAACATCCATCTACCATTACCATTCTAAGCTGtatatttctaaattaaagTCATAACTAAGAAGTctgtgtaattaaataatttagataaactTCACATTGGTAGGATTAAagtttaactaaaaataacacCTACAGTTTAAAAGAGTtagtttaaagtaaataaaagtcCTTTGTAGGTCCCCAGTGAAGAATACCGTTTTAGTAAGGATTAGGATTAAACTGCTTAAGGAAATAGGACTTATCATAAGacaagataaaaatacatttacacGAATGTCATAACGCTTCACGGCTTAAGTGTTCTTctgtttattttgtacaaatatCAACTTATATCAACTTTTAAACTTTTGTACAAAGTaatattcttcttcttcttttgtATAAGGGAATTTtcagaaaatgtaaaaaacatcgtttattattaaagtttttcaATGATATTGTGCTTCAAAAACGATTCTCcattatcttaaaataaaatttcacaaGAATTTCATCGAGAATCCTCATAGTTCTGTTCTTTTTCATAGACAACACGTAACAATAGTTAAAAttactagttttttttttatatacattattcTCTCACGAATTCTTAGCCAATATTACCTACAATTGATTCAATTTAACCTTTTGGTATCAAATGTTATCGTAAACGACGATTATTAcgtaaaattatgttatttaaatgttagCAGATTGATTGGAGACAAGGccttagataatattttacgagcaaataatcaaattaattatacaaagtatttttattaaattaaatggcTTTGTATTATAAACACGTGATAGCGCAAACACGCTTATAGCAAATGAAATATACTTGTGTATTTACTTTGACTTATCAATGACTATTTACTTAAGAAAAACATTCAATTttatgctattatttttatacgtacAAACACATatacattacatttattataagtaacaTTTATAGATTTTGATTACTGTTAATTTTGTTCGAATCAATTCTTTTATTGATCTCTTATGACAAAACTAACGGTCCGCCATGGATTCGCTCGTGGTACCTACACCTATAGCCTATAGGCTATAGCACTCAgggaccacgaacaaaatcgaACATACAACAGAGAACTTTTGAAAGTGGTTCAGTAGTTTCGATTatcacgttcaaacaaacaaactcttcagctttatattattgcctataggctatacaatatattatgtacatacatcGTTTTCTCTTTCAGTAACTAGGcggaacataatataataccaaaTATTTTAACGAACATAAAACTTGTAATTTTCAAAAAGGAAATGCAGGTTCGATTAAGATAATGcggtatacaattattatctgtTATCAGTATCGATAGCCGGACGTTGACCATTCGAAGCTAATCATTAGGAAAACGGTATAGCGGAAATTTAAAGTATACCACGGATTACGAATAATCTTTTTATATATGcggtataaaaattattggcttacataatttttgctctgtaattttatattattgaatgtGAAGAATCATTCATTATTTCGCATTGCAAATCATGCTTACTATCTTCTCGTTtgtaacacattttttattttactttttgttgAACCTAAAACTTGTTAGCTGTAAAACTTTACAGTaagtttttattctttttggTGAGATATAATTTAGAATACATCCTTTTCCTAGTCAGTTTAAAAGAGTGTACAATATCATTGGTTGCACtacgtaggtattatttagatttattcaGGAATCGACATTTCTACTGTCCTAAAAGTTGGTATATCTCTATAAATTCGTGCGTATTGAACTCAGAACGCCCGCACTTAaccttaataatttaattattatctaacgTTATCtctaaaaacaaatatgttaTGCCAActatacttttatatatatttcgaaataaatAGTTGtgagtaaatatttttctttactaGCCTCGAATGTTTTCTTATGTTAGCAATATTTTTCGCATACAATATGTGTCAAATGACGCGAGGTCGgatgaataaagaaatttcattgaaaatcGATGAGTAtcgaaaatatttgttatgtgCGATAAATTGCCGTGTGATGTTATTTAGACATgttttttctgtttttaaacaatttctatacaatttatttcctgcgcgctcgcctggtctcgaaccacggacttatcgattcgaagtccgaggtctcaccactgagccaccactgcacGAACGATTAGCAACTATAACAAactaatacaaaatttaaacttaagttcatttatatgatttatataaaatacgaaggaacaatatttttttaatagattacGTTCTTTTGTGATAAAGGTCACGATTCTGTTCTTGAAACGTTCATTGTTTAtgattgatataatttaatcTCTTTATTAGTATCAGTCTCAAACTTCTTATAAGGTTATTTAGTATCTTTGGAGACTGGTTAAATTATCTGTATGCTAAAAAATatccaaatattataatgattctATTTATATTGTCTATTACTAACCGACTTGAAATTCCTTCGTTAAAGTACTTAACGGTCTTTGACTGATAAACAGATAGACGGACTAACTGTTCAAAGGGCGTATCGAATCGAGAATGTAACAGTTTTCAAGTGAAAATTACTGTAGCTTCATGATAATTGTTCTTCATGAAAGGATGTCTTAGTGCAGCATTTACGAAATTTCCGTTGTATGGAGGGAAACTATTACCTTCATACATAGTAGGCACTTGTAACAAGCCTTGTAACTATCTACTTACCTAccgttttttataaaatccatacaaactttcgcctttataatatatattatattagatatacCGTTAATACcgtttttttagttttaaacaCAATAAGCTTTCCCTTTAGGATAagataattgtattatttttctagtaacattttttaaaacacaCAGCTTTTGTCTCAAAACTTTTGACCCTACATTAAGAATTAATTCTTAGTAGAGTTTTCAGAGCATCAAAAACTTAATAGCAAAAATAAGTTATTCTTAATGTAGAGCCTATATCTTTTGAAACCCTAAGATATAATACTAGTTAGATTTTTCGCAATTTTACGTTTACATGGAAactaataatgtttattttgattgaGTACTTGCGCCCTTAGCAAATATGCTCAAGAGAAAATTCATGCAGCGGCACGATCAAAGCGACTTGTTCACCATAAGTAGTTGAGATTACGTTGTCTTTTCAAAAATTAGCTTATGTCTATGAAGGAGGTTGTGCAATGTTTAAGTTTTTCTTGTTACGACAGAAATATGGCCCATTGCTGTAGTAAATGTTTGTACGTCGTTCAATAAGTGTTTGTTATGAATTCACCGTCCAGTTTTAGCGGGTAAATATAGACGAAAACACGAATCTATTTTGGGATTGAAGACTACTTGATTTTTTGAGTGTGAGTCATGCTTTACATGTAAAATAAGTGCCTCACATGCGAGTAAAAAGTTGGAAAAGTTTACTAGAGTTTAAATGTAGAGATTCtcaaaattcacaaatagATGACTATAATTTGAAAACTATGGCTtaattatccttttttaaatacaatgagTACATTGTTTactaaattattcaattattttgatGCTTTTGATCTTCATCATGTGTTTTGAATGATTAACTCGAAATGAATGCAAGTAATTTAATGAAGTTGTTAAAAATTCTCCTCAAGTAATGAACTCATACACAAACAGTAATAAAGTGGATTAAATAATAAGGCAATATTATGCTGTGACTCGTTATCAGtgttaataactttttatatcaaaaaacaaacattgttTCACATGTGAGATACAGAGATATTTAAACAtcgttaaaatttttaacaaaaattgcAGACAATGTGACGCGGTCACGTTCCTTGATACGTATgatatttgtttgattttacatttttactgTATATGTCGTTTTGAGGttactttttatatgtataagacAGAAAAAAGTATATGTATAAGGAAATAATAGTCTTCTCTTATAGTTATATAACATGCAAGTTTGCTTACATCCCGAAATATTTCAGTTACAGATCGATTAATTTAcgctattttattaaattacataaatttatgtaaatttggTGTTTTATGAgatataagatattttttgaaaaatatataaaaaatagcaaaaaatttcatttgtaataaaaatacctgCAACTCTACCTTTCCGACGTAATCCTGCCTATGAATAACTTGCTTTTTCATAGCTTTGGTTAAAACGCTTCAATATAGATTGGCATAAACATATTTGTACTATTCCATTACATTTCCATCTTAGTTCTTACACGAACAAAATACCTATCCGTGTTATCACTTTCACGTTACATcgaaattttaacaaatttatgtCCGTGGAGTCGCCCggagtatttttatttcttctaatGGTAATTGAATTGACATGGCCGGTGTCGTAGCGGTACCTTTTTATACGTGTCCCATCGCGTTAGGTCGTTGCATTCTCGAACTTTCCTCTTTTATATGTTATCTAATCGATGAGTCGGCTGGGATTACATGATGCTGTTTGAAATCCTTTAATTAGGGTGACGAAGTAAATTACGAGACTTATCTCTGGGATTAGCGAAATTCTTGGTGAATTCTTTACGTGTTTCGGATATGACGTGTtagttttgaaatattttttgtcggACTTTGTGTCaggaaataaaatcaatttatgcTCGCAATTTTGTTTCCTAAATCTAATTTATAAGATGGTTTTATCACAGCACAATACTTccatagatattaattatttaatgatgATAATCGAAAATTAATTgggtacaaaataaaataacgacaGGCATGTAATCCACGCTTGACTAATCATGTACTTGTCAAGTaatagattaatttttattgactttttatttttgtactttatAAGCTTTTATAAGTATTCAAATATCATTAACGATTGCATATGACTCTCATATAAGTTCATGTAgctaattgaatttattatgtGACCACTAGCGGTGaagtttataaaacttatGACTCTTAGCGCCTGTGGTGTAGCAATTATGCTcttaaatatctttataattggatattttatatgaaagttTATAGCATTTGAATGAAGAAGTCTTGTTGCGTcgagtatttatattttcttcgaattagaataaaatataacaataaaaatctttaaacgAACgcgatatttattaaatttaggtATATGATACGTAAATTGATGAGGAgattgcataaaatatttttaatgcatatttgcaaaaaaaatagaaaacttGGACACAATCGactttaaataacaaaacgtTTGACTGTAGGTTCTGTTTACAAgagatttatatgtaaatgCATGTTGTTTCAGCGAATCTCACGATCAGCACACGCGGCTTAAGCCTGGACCTGCTCATACACTCGCCGGTGCAAGACATGTACCTGTGCTTCAATCGGTCGCGACTGGTCGGCAGGAGGCTGGTAAGATACTCtttataataagtttaaaatgataaaatatggataattttttaaaagttatattatagaagttatcaatattattcaaCTTATAGATAGGTATCGTGGATGATCATGTCTAAAATGTGTTCCTCATTGTCAACAGACGAGATTTCAAGCCGAGAGACAACCGAACTGCCTATTCAAAGAAGAGTTTGTGGACGGCTACAGCAGATACCATCTCGTGAAGAACGAAGACCGGTACATAGGATTCAACAGGCGAGGCGCGCAGATGCGGCGCGGCAAGCGGAACCTCCCCGAGGGCCAGCACAAGTGCTTCTCGCTGCTGAAGGAGGCGCACGACTTCGACATCGGCCGGCACAACACGGTGCTGGCCGGCTCGCTGCCCAAGTGGCGCCCGCAGCGTAGGCTCCGGCCGCCCGCGCAGAACTCCATCAAGCCGCCGTGCCACGTGCGCCACCACCACGGCCGGCCGCAGCGGCGACGGAACTGCGAGGGCACGTAGGCGGCTCTCGCTCGCGACTCATTTGCGCTTCAACGCTTCGCGCGTTTCGTTGCCAGCTGTCGATGGACATTGTGAGTGGACAGAGTATTAGTCAACTACCGCAGTATTATTACAGTGACGAGGACTGGATAGTGTTAGGTTAGCGCGGCCGCGGCGTCGCGAACGCCGCACGGATGGTAGCCGAACCGAGAGACAGAGCAAACATTGGACGGGGAGAAAAAAGCCGAGCCGGGCCCGCGTCTGGAGCTGTGAAATTCCTTAAGGTCGTGTAACATCGTGGCGTTTGCTCTTCTGCCTGCGCTCTTGCGCTCCGAGAGAAAAAAGGCTTTCTGTACGGAGAGCAAATAGTAGTCTCCCTAGTCACGAGTCTTCCGACAGACCACCGCTGAACTTGTAGCTTACACGCGAGGTATATCGGCCGCGTCGTCATTAGTACGTGTCAAAATGTAATTTTCCCTTTCATGCGCCGAACGGTTTGATAAGGCCGAGTTCTACGAACCTCGATCACTCGGCTGGCTCGCCATAATGTACTTACAGCGCCTTTATGTCAATTCTcagtgtattattatttaaatgctttACTCTTTTACGTATGAATCGTGTTATCCGCTTGTAAATATACTAATATGTTCACTTATTTATCGAAAACTTAAATGGAAACTTGTAACGTAGGTGTTAGatgtaaaattgtttttaaatgttttgtatttaatcCGATGGCTCTCTTGTGTTTGTCACAATCGAACTAAAATTCTTCTGTAACTACGAACATCTTCCTTtatgttttcaatttaattgtaatgtatGAAATGAATTATGTGTATGATTTTGAAcgttttgtatatattattttaagtgtttgtATGTGAGTGATAGGTTTTTGAATCTCTTTTGACATTTTCTGCAGAGGACTCtcgataatttgaaaaataactaataagcaATCACTGCATTAATATCTTCATGAAAATACTTATAAGCTAGTATGTTTTAATCGTTTCAATTTTGTAAGAAAATCATAAAATCAAACGATCCCAAACATGTATACGAAATCGAAAGatgaattcataaaaaaagcCTTCATTCAAATTATCGAGGTTCAATGCTTTCATACGATGactattgtaatattgtaaaaatataattttaccataaaaaatattggatAATAAAGTCATCCTAACAAATATCGAAGCGAAATTTTGTAATAgacattgtaattttaatattttaagatcTGTGCCATAGTGTGGTGGCAGTGCACGATTTGTGTTCTTATTTAGTGGGTTAAGTTTGTATGTAATTATGCGTAGATAAAGTATTTAACTTATAGGAAAGATGATTTAAAACATTAGTGTAACGCCCAGTGtctattcaattatttatgaatgtaTTTACTGAATATTAATGGTTGCTGTCACCATAATGTGTGGAATACAATCGATGTTAGACGTTCCGTAACGTGTACAACGTGTAACAGAAATTACATAACTACACGAtggtaaatttaattaaatacaataaaatgctTGGACAGGATAACTAGTTGCATATTTTAGTATTGCATTATTCCCATTATTGGAGGAAAGTGTGGATATAATACGAAACACTATTATTCTACACACGTAATCAAAATTCTACGCACACAGTGATACGGTGTGAATTGTGATAGCTTTACAATGTAGGGtgtctatattatgttacatctttcggaaactttttatttaacaagtcTCAGCGTATGTAAATCCTGttacatattgtatattatgtactattattatgtatattcatAGTCGACAATACATGTAAAAGACGTAGAAACATTCCaactattaaaatgttagtttACGTGATGCGCTTATACACAAAGTTATATTACTGTTTAAAATGTATCGCCGtgtctatatttataattattcagaTGCTGAAAACGAAATTACATAATTGCTAAGaaaattacgaaattaaatcatatttaactcgcatctttgtttatttattttataccctTGAACtgtaaatgaattaatttcattaattcgGCCCAAGACATGTTTTTCTGCTGATATTGTTTAAAACAGTTAGTATTTAATGCACTAAACACATatctttcaaaaattttattgttcataCACCATTTATCCAAGCAAAGTACGGTATAACAGTACTTACTAATTTTGCACGCACATCAAGAAGTTTTCGCCTGATTTACGAAACCTTAATCCGACATCTTATTTCGAATGCTTACCCTTTTAACCGACTTTTATTAACTCAATTCCATTGcgttcaaaaattatttgtattttaaaataccaatgtcaaacaattttattgaaatgctCGTAAAGATTAGGCAAAAACGCTGATGTTTATGGCCGGATTAGGTGTTCATTTATACCGAAACGTCAAAGTGCATATAAAATGTTGACTCGAGTAAATTATCAATAAGTGGCTGGGGATAAAAAGGTTAGTTCCAGTAAGTCTCCGGAAGGAGATTGTTTGAACACGAAATCTAACGAGAAAGACAAATAGGCTAAAGTGAGACTAACTGGCTAACTGGCCATGATGCCGCATCGTACGAGCGTGCCTGCTTCGATTAGCACCTAGTGGCTAGTACAGAGAAGGCTCGTGGTTGTTATTGGAGGCATTTGACTGCCACCCTGTTTGCTACGAGTCATTCAGTTCATGCCGCCTAGAAAGTTGAAccaggataataaattatacgacACTTAGGAATAGGGTAGCTTTCAGCTGGTAAAATAAGAACTGATAGAAACAAATAGGTTTatacatttcatattaaatcgaagctttataataatatttccaCTGTTTCGTATAAGTACTCATATTATTAGGGATTTTGATCATCGAGAAAAGATAGAGCCCTATCAATCACTTGATGGTTGGTGACGACAAGAACCAGTAATTAAAGGTCTATCTAGCGCATGTTAACGCAATGTTAGAATAAATTACGAAATATTATGAGAAACACATTTTGCAAATAAGCGATAAACATCTGGGTTTACCGAATATAGTTTCTGGAATAacgattttattgtaatattataataatttctcaAAGAACAAAttgttgtaatatttataaataaaatatttaaatcatattGGTTAGAacttagaaattatttattattgaaaaatattatttctacagAGTGAGTGTCAGGTCGAAAGGCACAATTACACAAACTTTATATCTACttaaatttcaaaacaaaaatgaagcagaatatattatatttagaaattacaaCAGTGATCCAAAGa
This region includes:
- the LOC123696789 gene encoding uncharacterized protein LOC123696789 isoform X1, with the protein product MLCIVFGIDCALSGRYVTWLPSARLQCWMLLTVYTLPQLAVSAKILCLLMVVICGAVPSMVRSVRLYSKCSHMYVNVFPNGTVMARSDGNDQPNLTISTRGLSLDLLIHSPVQDMYLCFNRSRLVGRRLTRFQAERQPNCLFKEEFVDGYSRYHLVKNEDRYIGFNRRGAQMRRGKRNLPEGQHKCFSLLKEAHDFDIGRHNTVLAGSLPKWRPQRRLRPPAQNSIKPPCHVRHHHGRPQRRRNCEGT
- the LOC123696789 gene encoding uncharacterized protein LOC123696789 isoform X2; protein product: MLPQLAVSAKILCLLMVVICGAVPSMVRSVRLYSKCSHMYVNVFPNGTVMARSDGNDQPNLTISTRGLSLDLLIHSPVQDMYLCFNRSRLVGRRLTRFQAERQPNCLFKEEFVDGYSRYHLVKNEDRYIGFNRRGAQMRRGKRNLPEGQHKCFSLLKEAHDFDIGRHNTVLAGSLPKWRPQRRLRPPAQNSIKPPCHVRHHHGRPQRRRNCEGT